The DNA sequence CATCGAGGTGCTCGTGGAGAAGGGCTGGGCCGGGGCGACGACCGGCGCCATCGCCGAGCGGGCGGGGGTGTCGCGGGGCGCCTGTCAGCACCACTTCCCGACGCGGACGGCCCTCGTCGCGGCGGCCGTCGAGCACGTCTTCCACCAGCAGATTGAAGAGCTCGCGCGACGCGCGAAGGGCCTGCCGGAGAGCCGGCGACGCATCGAGCCCCTGTTGAACCTGCTGCATGACGTCTACGCCGGTCCGCTCTTCACGGCCGCGACGCACCTCTGGGTGGCGGCCGTGGCGGATGAGGAGCTGAAGGCGATGCTGCTGCCGCTCGAGACGCACGTCGGCCGGGAGGTGCACCGGATCACCGTCGAGCTGCTCGGCCTCGATGAGCGAGACCGCGACGTCCGTGAGGCGGTGCGCGCGACGCTCGACCTTCTGCGCGGTCTGGCGCTCGCGAACCTGCTCCACGACGATACCGCCCGGCGCCGCAAGGTGATTGCCCACTGGGCGCGGACGCTCGAAGCACAGCTCACGCCCAAGCGCTCCCCCCAGGCCGGCTGAGGCGCGATGCGAGCTGTAGGGCAGCACACACATGGGCCCGCCCGTCGTCTCGTCCTTGAGCGGACGGGGTGATAGGCATTGCTGGCGTCCACCGATTGGAGATGGAGAGCCGCCATGCCGACCCGGATCCCAAAGCCTATCAACCCGCCGCCCACCCACCTCGTCAAAGCCCGGTCGGAGGCGCCGCGGCCCGCGCCGGCGGTCATCCCGCCCGCGACGAACACGGCCGCGCCAAACCAGGCGACCGGGACGAACACCCACCAGGGGACGAGCGCCTTCTCCACGCCGGTGGCCGGTGCCCACCACGCCCAGCCTCCCTCCCACGCTGTCGGCTTCACGCAGGGCGCAGCCCCCGCGATGGCTCCGAACAAGAAGGATGCGCCCGCGCTCAACCTGGAGCAGGCCTCCTGCCTCACCCACGGCATCAGCCCGGAGTTCGTCGA is a window from the Corallococcus silvisoli genome containing:
- a CDS encoding TetR/AcrR family transcriptional regulator, with translation MIAFFQAAQQGGDMSGTASGTTRQEQERSRVTRQKLMTAAIEVLVEKGWAGATTGAIAERAGVSRGACQHHFPTRTALVAAAVEHVFHQQIEELARRAKGLPESRRRIEPLLNLLHDVYAGPLFTAATHLWVAAVADEELKAMLLPLETHVGREVHRITVELLGLDERDRDVREAVRATLDLLRGLALANLLHDDTARRRKVIAHWARTLEAQLTPKRSPQAG